The region TCTGGGGATACAAGTATTATGTCAGTTTTGTTGATGATTACACGCGCTTCATTTGGATTTATTTGTTTAAACATAAGTCTGATGTTGAGCAAGTCTTCTATAACTTTCAGACTCATGTCGAACGCCTCTTGGATTGCAAAATCAAGGCTGTTCAGTCCGACTGGGGTGGTgaataccacaagctccatcgCTATTTTCAACGCAGGGGCATCTCTCACCGTGTGTCGTGTCCACATACATCTCAGCAGAACGGTATTGCCGAGCGCAAACACCGTCATTTGGTCGAGACCGGCCTTGCCTTACTGGCACACTCGTCTCTCCCACTCCGGTTTTGGGATGAGGCCTTTCTTACGACGTGTTATCTCATCAATCGTATGCCCACTCCGGTTCTCAAAAAAGACACGCCTCTGTTCCGCCTGTTTCATGTTCAACCCAATTATTCCTCTCTCAGgatttttgggtgtgcttgctggcctagTCTCCGCAAGTATAATGCTCACAAGCTGAAGTTCCGTTCGAAGATGTGTGTCTTCCTTGGCTATAGCCCTCTGCATAAGGGCTATAAGTGTCTTGATCGCACCTCGGGTAGGATCTACATCTctcgtgatgttgtttttgacgaGTCAGTTTTCCCTTACTCCAGCCCAGGTGTCTCGGTTGACATTGCCTCCATTGAGCATGCTCTCACTTTTCCATCTAATGAACCGGTTTCGGATGTCCATGAGCGGAAATACGACCTGTCCTATTTGTCACCTGACTTGTTTTCTGCAGATGCTGCTCTAATTTCTTCCCAGGAACCTGTCACCGCACCTGTATCCACCGGCGCGATCGACGTGCATGGCCCCGACGTGCATGCCATGCCTCTCGAGGCAGCCTCGTCGGCCTCGCCCGCTGGCGCGACCGCGGGCACGATTGGCCGTTGTGTCCCCCGCCTCGCCTGGGTCGGCCCAACACGCCTCGCCTACTTTGGTTGTCGTCGAGTCGCCAGCCGCGTCCTTTGGGCTGCCGTCTCCGCCTGGATCTCTCTCGTCGCCTGTTCGGCCCAGTCCGACATGTCACCCCGGCCCGTGTCGCCTGTTGCTGACGATCGTTCAGCTGCGACACCACCGGCCGGGTCTCCTTCGTCGCTGCCACCTTCTACTGGCGATGCAGCTACCGGGCACACTATGGTCACCCGTCACCGCGATCATACGCGTAAGGCCAAGACATACACGGATGGTACGGTGCGGTACGACCCTCGTCGGCGTGCATTCTTCGCCGCACCCACTTCTCATCGTGATGCTCTTGGTGAACCGGCTTGGCGTGCCGCCATGTCTGAGGAATTTGCCGCCCTTCGTCACACAAACACATGGGTGTTGGTGCCTCGGCCTCCTGGTGTTAATATTGTGGGTTGCAAGTGGATCTTTAAGACCAAACATTGTCCGGATGGTTCTGTTGACAAGCacaaagctcgcctcgttgctcGCGGTTTTACTCAACAGCAAGGGATAGACTATGGAGATACTTTCAGCCCCGTGGTGAAGCCTACCATGGGTCGTCTGGTCCTGTCTCTCGCCGTCTCCCGCGGGTGGTGTCTTCGACAGATTGATGTGAGTAATGCTTTTCTTCACGGATTTTTGGCCGAAAATGTCTACATGCAGCAGCCCCCCTGGCTTTGAGGATGCTCATCATCCCTCTCATGTCTGCAAACTCCAGAGGTCCATCTACGGGCTCAAACAGTCGCCGCGTGCCTGGTATGCTCGGTTGAGTCAGCGTCTCTCACAGCTTGGCTTTGTTCCTTCCAAGGCGGATGCGTCCTTGTTCATATTTTCACATGGTGCTATTCATATCTACATGctggtgtatgttgatgatattgtgattGCCGGTTCTACACCTAATGTGGTGGATCGCCTTGTGCATTCCTTGTCTGCGAGTTTTCCCATCAAAGACTTGGGCAGGCTGGAGTACTTTCTTGGATTGGAAGCGTCCTTTCATTCAGGGGGCATGACATTGACACAGAAGAAGTATGCACttgatcttcttcatcgcgtcaacaTGGAGAACTGCAAGTCCACTTCCACTCCACTTGCTACATCCGAGAGCCTCTCGCGTCACAGTGGAGCATTGTTGAGTATCGATGACTCTTTCAGGTACCGCAGTGTAGTTGGAGCACTGTAGTATCTGACACTCACTCGTCCAGATCTCTCCTTTGCTGTGAACAAAGTGTGCTAGTTCCTGTCTCAGCCTACCGAGGTTCATTGGGAAGCAGTTAAGCGTATTCTGAGGTATATCAAAGGTACGCTAGACACGGGACTACGGATTTGTAAGTCCAGATTTACTGGAGTCAGTATATTcaccgatgcagactgggcaggttgTGTTGATGACCGGCGTTCTACTAGTGGCTTTGCTGTATTTGTTGGACCCAATCTTATATCTTGGAGTTCCAAGAAGCAACCTACGGTCTCGAGGTCTAGCACCGAGGCAGAGTATAAGGCATTGGCAAATGGCGCGGCTAAAGCCATTTGGATAGACACAGTTCTCACAGAACTTGGAGTCACACGGCAGCGCACACCCATATTGTGGTGTGATAACTTAGGGGCAACTTACCTGACGgcgaatccagtgtttcatgctcgtaccaaacacattgagattgatttCCATTTTGTGAGGGAACAAGTAGCTGTTGGTAAACTGGAAGTCAGGTTTATATCAACTGATGATCAGTTAGCGGATGTATTTACTAAACCCGCTACTCGACAGATGCTAGACCGTTTTAGAACCAATCTGAATCTTGTATGTAGTTCAGATTGAGGGGACATGTAAAAATAGGGTCTAGCATATTGTACGTGTAAACGTATTTGTATACGTATGTAATTGTATTCTGATCATCTATATATTGAAACGTGAGGCTGGATGTTAGCCACCCACGCAAAACCCTAAACCCTGTGTTTCAACTCTGAGCCCTTGAGGGAGCCGGTAAACACATCCTTAGCCGGGTTCCGCCGGGCTCCCTTCCTCGGCAACCAACGATGAGCTCCATGCCAAATCTTTCCAGTCTGCAGCCTGTAGGAATGTATCTTCAGAGCTTGTTTACATAGGCATGTGCTAGTGAGCTGATGAGGAGAGAACCGGTGCTCTCTATGTTGAATCCGTCGTGCTTGTCTTTACTTTCTGACTATGTGTGAATATGTGATTGCTCTGAGTTCCACCGGAACACCAGCGGAAGGTATGATCTTCAGTAGCATGGTTGGAAATGGAGGAACTCTTCAACTGCGTGCTGCCGGTCTTGCTATGTCCAAGTCGACAGAAGGGTGAAGCTAATTGGTACAATATGTTCGCAAAATCAACAATCGATAGACTAATCTTTCCCTGACGAAGAGAAAATTCCACCATTCATATGAGGAGACAAACAAATTCGCACTGTTCTTCAGATCATGAACTGCACACGACAGCTCATGAAATGAACCCGATGTTCTTAGAACTTCGTGGAATTTCATCACAAGAATGTGCAACTCAGTATTTCAGCAAGAGTATGCCAAGCCGTTGTGGCTTGCATATCAGACTGCAAAAGAGGTCATAAACCAACACAGCTAGCAGTTTAAGACACAGACCTaaagcgcacacacacacacgatgACACAGCCAGCAAAACGTTTCAGGTTCAAAGTTAAGACCATAGGAAGCAGTTTGGAGTTCTTTTCATCGGTCTCACTCGCTTCTTGGCCTGGAAGAATAATTGAAAGCTACCAGTGGAACAACAAAAGCACAAACGGATGAATAAACACGATGAAGGAGAAGGCAACCAAGTTGTGCCGGTGAGAATTACTCTGACCACATTTTCATGTCCGCTGCTGGCAAAACATCATGTACCTCCAGATAATACTAGGCAACATATTAAACAACAGATAGGAGAGAGGTGGTAGTACtaattcatcaaatgataacaaatgatgttctGACTATGAAAATTTGGTACAGAACACAAGGAAACTAATTGACACAACAGATGAAGTTCCCAGAAAAATGACTCCACCACAgactctgcaaaaagaatcagtggaACCCCCCCACGAAGAACCCGCACACTTCTTTAACATCAGCCAGTTCATATACTGGATCACTGGCACTCCTGGGAATTTCGTGTAGGCTCATCACTTCATCAGAAAAACAGTTGCCATCGGACTGAACTTGGGTAGCACTCACAGCCTTTGTTTCATCGACGATCGCATTGTTTGCAGCAGTATCATCTGCACCTTCATCGTCCCTTGTGGAGATGGGTTCCGTAGCAACAAGATGTGTGACTGCACAATGAACCAGTAACAAAGTCAAGCAAACACGTCGTCTTTTTAGCACTTAATGATCAACTAGACGTATTGGCCAAAAAGAACAGAAATTGAGATTACCTGCTGCTACAGAAGGCACACCTGAATGACCAACACATGCCAGACCTTTCATCTTCTTGAATTTGGGTCTCAACCTATCGAACAACCCAAGAATTGTTCCCACCTTTGTTCCCATGTCATTGTACATGTCAACTACTTCATGCACTTCATTATCAATCTCTGTGAATAGTTCTTCGGCACCTTGCACCTATGTGTGAAAACTTAAGCATTAGTGCCACAAATAATCATGCCAGCTACCTCACCAACACCCAAATTAGAGTACAATATTTCACAAACCTCTCTTTGTAGATCTGGAAAGGAATACTGCGTATCAGCATTGAAGGAGTTGCCAGCTGCTGCGGTGGAATCAACCCGTTGCCTCTTCCCACCAGCCTTTGCTACTTGTGCAGGTTGCTTCCCAGCACTCAAATGCTTTATGGTTTTGAAGTATTCAAACAATTCTGTAACATATGGGGAACTCATTCCAGGGCACTGTTCTAGGTGCAACTGAATGTCTTGGATAGTTGCTGAACTGAAGACCTTCAAGCTGCAAGCTAGACACCTGAATGTGGGTTTAGTCGCAGACTTCGATTCCAGAGAAAAAGCAAAGGCCCACAAGCCATCCCTCTTACGAGGATTCTTGTACCTGATTAATAGACAATTTTTTTTAGAAGATACATAGTACCAACTGGCATGATGGTAACGAATTCAGTACCAAATCTGACATATATCAGCGTCACTTACTCAATCTCCTTGGGCAAGTACAGTCTCATATAATCATTTACCACAAGCTTTGTCATAAGTAAACTGGTGTATGGGTGATGTGATCTGCAGGAACATAAATAATAAATCAATGTAATTGATTAAACTGAAGAATTCATCTTAACAGTTCTCATGTCACAATCACTACCTTTGCTTTGAGGTGAGACAGTCATTGATGTACTTCAGGCCATCAGATAAGCTAGAAATGCTAGCATTCCTGAGA is a window of Triticum dicoccoides isolate Atlit2015 ecotype Zavitan chromosome 2B, WEW_v2.0, whole genome shotgun sequence DNA encoding:
- the LOC119361082 gene encoding uncharacterized protein LOC119361082, yielding MSSPYVTELFEYFKTIKHLSAGKQPAQVAKAGGKRQRVDSTAAAGNSFNADTQYSFPDLQREVQGAEELFTEIDNEVHEVVDMYNDMGTKVGTILGLFDRLRPKFKKMKGLACVGHSGVPSVAAVTHLVATEPISTRDDEGADDTAANNAIVDETKAVSATQVQSDGNCFSDEVMSLHEIPRSASDPVYELADVKEVCGFFVGGFH